A genome region from Pseudomonas sp. N3-W includes the following:
- a CDS encoding YceI family protein, which translates to MLKKTLAALAIGSALLSANVMAADYVVDKEGQHAFVDFKISHLGYSYITGTFKDIDGKFSFDAAKPEDSKIEFNVKTASVFTNHAERDKHIASKDFLEVSKYADAKFVSTSVKSTGKNADGKETADVTGNLTLHGVTKPIVVKATFLGEGKDPWGGYRAGFEGTTSIKRSDFGKMMDLGPQSDAVELYISFEGVKAK; encoded by the coding sequence ATGTTGAAAAAGACCCTCGCTGCCCTGGCCATCGGTTCGGCCCTGCTGTCCGCCAACGTGATGGCGGCCGACTATGTTGTCGACAAGGAAGGCCAGCACGCCTTCGTTGACTTCAAGATCAGCCACCTGGGCTATAGCTACATCACCGGTACTTTCAAGGACATCGACGGCAAGTTCAGCTTCGACGCTGCCAAGCCTGAAGACAGCAAGATCGAGTTCAACGTCAAGACCGCCAGTGTGTTCACCAACCACGCCGAGCGCGACAAGCACATCGCCAGCAAGGATTTCCTGGAAGTCAGCAAATACGCTGATGCCAAGTTCGTCTCCACCAGCGTCAAGTCCACCGGCAAAAATGCTGATGGCAAGGAAACTGCTGACGTGACCGGCAACCTGACCCTGCACGGCGTGACCAAGCCAATCGTGGTCAAGGCCACGTTCCTGGGTGAAGGCAAGGATCCATGGGGCGGCTACCGTGCCGGCTTCGAAGGCACCACCAGCATCAAGCGCTCTGATTTCGGCAAGATGATGGACCTGGGTCCACAGTCCGACGCCGTTGAGCTGTACATCTCGTTTGAAGGTGTCAAAGCGAAGTAA
- a CDS encoding cytochrome b — MQLRNSSSRYGWVSIVLHWGVALAVFGLFALGLWMVGLDYYSTWRKDAPDLHKSIGLVLFAVMLLRVLWRFISPPPPTLQSYSRMTRLGAKFGHSFLYLGLFAVMIAGYLISTADGVGIPVFGLFEIPALVSGLPDQADTAGVIHLWLAWALVIFSGLHALAALKHHFIDRDATLTRMLGRKA; from the coding sequence ATGCAGCTACGTAATTCTTCTTCTCGCTACGGTTGGGTCAGCATTGTCTTGCACTGGGGCGTGGCACTGGCGGTCTTCGGGCTGTTCGCGCTGGGCCTGTGGATGGTCGGTCTGGACTACTACAGCACCTGGCGCAAAGACGCGCCGGACCTGCACAAAAGCATTGGTCTGGTGTTGTTCGCCGTGATGCTGCTGCGCGTGCTGTGGCGCTTTATCAGCCCGCCGCCGCCAACGCTGCAAAGCTATAGTCGCATGACGCGTCTGGGCGCCAAGTTCGGGCACTCGTTCCTGTACCTGGGGCTGTTTGCCGTGATGATTGCCGGTTACCTGATTTCCACCGCAGACGGTGTCGGGATCCCGGTGTTTGGCCTGTTTGAGATTCCTGCACTGGTTTCCGGACTACCGGATCAGGCAGATACCGCCGGGGTGATTCATCTGTGGCTGGCATGGGCGCTGGTAATTTTTTCCGGCCTCCATGCGTTGGCAGCATTGAAGCACCACTTTATCGATCGTGATGCGACCCTGACGCGAATGCTGGGACGCAAAGCCTGA
- a CDS encoding adenosylmethionine--8-amino-7-oxononanoate transaminase encodes MGLNNQWMQRDLAVLWHPCTQMKDHEQLPLIPIKRGEGVWLEDFEGKRYLDAVSSWWVNVFGHANPRINQRIKDQVDQLEHVILAGFSHQPVIELSERLVKMTPEGLTRCFYADNGSSCIEVALKMSFHYWLNRGQPNKKRFVTLTNGYHGETMAAMAVGDVPLFTETYKALLMDTIKVPSPDCYLRPEGMSWEEHSRNLFAAMEQTLAENHDTVAAVILEPLIQGAGGMRMYHPVYLKLLREACDRYGVHLIHDEIAVGFGRTGTMFACEQAGIRPDFLCLSKALTGGYLPLAAVLTTDEVYSAFYDDYPTLRAFLHSHSYTGNPLACAAALATLDIFEEDNVIENNKALAQRMASSTAHLVDHPNVAEVRQTGMVLAIEMVKDKASKEAYPWQERRGLKVFQHALERGALLRPLGSVVYFLPPYVITPEQIDFLAEVASEGIDIATRDSVSVAVPQNFHPGFRDPG; translated from the coding sequence ATGGGCCTGAATAATCAGTGGATGCAACGCGATCTCGCGGTGTTGTGGCATCCCTGCACCCAGATGAAAGACCACGAACAGCTGCCGCTGATCCCGATCAAGCGCGGCGAAGGCGTCTGGCTGGAAGACTTCGAAGGCAAACGCTACCTCGACGCCGTCAGTTCCTGGTGGGTCAACGTGTTTGGCCACGCCAACCCGCGCATCAACCAGCGCATCAAGGACCAGGTTGATCAGCTGGAGCACGTGATCCTCGCCGGTTTCAGCCATCAGCCGGTGATCGAGTTATCCGAGCGCCTGGTGAAGATGACCCCGGAAGGCCTGACCCGGTGCTTCTATGCCGATAACGGTTCGTCCTGCATCGAAGTCGCGTTGAAAATGAGCTTCCACTACTGGCTCAACCGCGGCCAGCCGAACAAGAAGCGCTTTGTCACCCTGACCAACGGCTACCACGGTGAAACCATGGCGGCGATGGCGGTGGGCGATGTGCCGCTGTTCACTGAAACCTACAAAGCGCTGCTGATGGACACCATCAAGGTGCCAAGCCCTGACTGCTATTTGCGGCCCGAGGGCATGAGCTGGGAAGAACACTCGCGTAACCTGTTCGCGGCCATGGAACAGACCCTGGCTGAAAACCACGACACGGTGGCGGCGGTGATTCTGGAGCCGTTGATCCAGGGCGCTGGCGGCATGCGCATGTACCACCCGGTGTACCTCAAGCTGCTGCGCGAAGCCTGCGATCGCTATGGTGTGCACCTGATCCACGACGAAATCGCCGTCGGCTTCGGCCGTACCGGGACCATGTTCGCCTGCGAACAGGCCGGCATCCGCCCGGACTTCCTCTGCCTGTCCAAGGCACTGACCGGTGGTTATCTGCCGCTGGCGGCGGTGTTGACCACCGACGAGGTGTACAGCGCGTTTTACGACGACTATCCGACCCTGCGCGCCTTCCTGCATTCGCACAGCTACACCGGCAATCCGCTGGCTTGCGCGGCGGCACTGGCGACTCTGGATATTTTCGAAGAAGACAACGTCATCGAGAACAACAAGGCCCTGGCGCAACGCATGGCCTCCTCCACGGCGCATCTGGTCGATCATCCGAACGTCGCCGAAGTGCGCCAGACCGGCATGGTGCTGGCCATCGAGATGGTCAAGGACAAGGCGAGCAAAGAGGCGTATCCGTGGCAGGAACGTCGCGGCTTGAAGGTGTTCCAGCACGCGCTGGAGCGTGGCGCTTTGCTTCGGCCGTTGGGCAGTGTGGTGTATTTCCTGCCGCCATACGTGATCACCCCGGAGCAGATCGACTTCCTGGCTGAAGTGGCCAGTGAAGGCATCGATATCGCCACCCGTGACAGCGTCAGCGTGGCGGTGCCGCAGAATTTCCACCCTGGGTTCCGTGATCCAGGTTGA
- a CDS encoding 16S rRNA (uracil(1498)-N(3))-methyltransferase — MRLSRFFTDAPLSIGEHELPEAQAHYISRVLRMAEGDAVQLFDGSGQEFLGTLADVGKKRVTVQINESFAGQIESPLQIHLGQGLSRGERMDWAIQKATELGVTEITPIFTDRCEVRLKDERADKRLLHWRQVAISACEQCGRSTVPVIHPPLLLADWLKQTEAELKLVLHPVAEPLVSHAKPQTLAFLIGPEGGLSDLEVDQAKEGGFHAARLGPRVLRTETAPVVALAVAQQLWGDF, encoded by the coding sequence ATGAGACTGTCCCGCTTCTTTACCGACGCGCCCCTGAGTATCGGCGAGCACGAGTTACCCGAGGCCCAGGCCCATTACATCAGCCGCGTGCTGCGCATGGCCGAGGGCGATGCGGTGCAGTTGTTCGACGGCTCGGGTCAGGAATTTCTCGGCACGCTGGCCGATGTCGGCAAGAAACGCGTCACCGTGCAGATCAATGAAAGTTTCGCCGGTCAGATCGAGTCACCGTTACAGATTCACCTCGGCCAGGGCCTGTCCCGTGGTGAGCGGATGGACTGGGCAATCCAGAAAGCCACCGAACTGGGTGTTACTGAAATCACTCCGATTTTCACTGACCGCTGTGAAGTCCGGCTCAAGGACGAACGCGCCGACAAACGCCTGCTGCACTGGCGCCAGGTGGCAATCAGCGCCTGCGAGCAGTGTGGACGCTCAACGGTGCCGGTGATCCATCCGCCGCTGTTGCTGGCGGATTGGTTGAAGCAGACCGAGGCTGAGTTGAAGCTGGTATTGCATCCGGTGGCAGAGCCGTTGGTCAGTCATGCCAAGCCGCAGACTTTGGCATTCCTGATTGGCCCGGAAGGCGGGTTGTCAGATCTGGAAGTGGATCAGGCCAAGGAGGGCGGTTTCCATGCTGCGCGGCTTGGGCCACGGGTGCTGCGTACAGAGACCGCGCCGGTGGTGGCGTTGGCGGTTGCCCAGCAGCTTTGGGGCGACTTCTAG
- the trhA gene encoding PAQR family membrane homeostasis protein TrhA — MYHGERLNAWTHLVGAVAAFVGGIWLLVIASLSGDPWKIVSVAIYAFTLLVLYSASTVYHSVRGRKKAIMKKVDHFSIYLLIAGSYTPFCLVTLRGPWGWTLFGIVWGLALIGILQEIKPRSEARILSIVIYAVMGWIVLVAVKPLMAALGGAGFAWLATGGVLYTVGIIFFALDHRLRHAHGIWHLFVIAGSLLHFVAILFYVL; from the coding sequence ATGTATCACGGGGAAAGATTGAACGCCTGGACTCATCTGGTCGGGGCGGTAGCGGCTTTTGTCGGGGGTATCTGGCTGCTGGTGATTGCCAGTCTGAGTGGCGATCCATGGAAGATCGTCAGCGTGGCGATCTACGCGTTCACCTTGCTGGTGCTGTACAGCGCCTCAACCGTGTACCACAGCGTGCGCGGGCGCAAAAAGGCGATCATGAAGAAGGTCGATCATTTTTCGATCTATCTGCTGATCGCCGGCAGCTACACGCCATTTTGTCTGGTGACGTTGCGCGGGCCCTGGGGCTGGACCTTGTTCGGGATCGTCTGGGGGCTGGCGCTGATCGGCATCCTGCAAGAGATCAAACCGCGTTCGGAAGCGCGGATTCTGTCGATCGTGATTTACGCGGTGATGGGCTGGATCGTGCTGGTGGCGGTCAAGCCGCTGATGGCCGCGCTGGGCGGCGCCGGCTTCGCCTGGCTGGCCACGGGCGGGGTGTTGTACACCGTGGGGATTATCTTTTTTGCCCTGGATCATCGGCTGCGGCATGCCCACGGGATCTGGCATCTGTTCGTGATTGCCGGGAGTTTGCTGCATTTTGTGGCGATTCTGTTTTACGTCCTCTAG
- a CDS encoding LysR substrate-binding domain-containing protein: MLIDEELTLKKLEVFLAFMRTGNLARAAAELQTSNVSVHRAIHSLESALRCPLFKHEGRNLTPLESAYVLEERAQKLIQDVVESVRLTREAAGFSAERFKLGSLYSLTVKTVPQLIMGLKIRRSELNIDLILGSNIDLLYKLKNMEVDAILVSLDDSVNDPDCAQIPLFSDDIFLATPADSKFAQRNEVDLAEVRDETFITLTQGFATHQDGIRVFKQAGFEPKVAMQVNDIFTLLSMVSSGVGYALLPGRIAAVYENRVKLIPLQERYRLQQHIGVVFLKAKERDPNLLALLAECRMYANRQA; the protein is encoded by the coding sequence ATGCTGATCGACGAAGAGTTGACCCTGAAAAAACTCGAGGTGTTCCTCGCTTTCATGCGCACCGGCAATCTGGCGCGGGCGGCAGCCGAGTTGCAGACCAGCAATGTCAGCGTGCACCGGGCCATCCATTCGCTGGAAAGTGCCCTGCGCTGCCCGCTATTCAAGCACGAAGGCCGCAACCTGACACCGCTGGAAAGCGCTTATGTGCTCGAAGAGCGGGCGCAGAAGCTGATTCAGGACGTGGTCGAAAGCGTGCGCCTGACCCGCGAAGCGGCCGGGTTTTCCGCGGAGCGCTTCAAGCTCGGCTCGCTGTATTCGCTGACGGTGAAGACCGTGCCGCAACTGATCATGGGCTTGAAGATCCGCCGCAGCGAGCTGAACATCGACCTGATCCTCGGCTCGAACATCGACCTGCTGTACAAGCTCAAGAACATGGAAGTCGACGCAATCCTGGTGTCATTGGACGACAGCGTCAACGACCCGGATTGCGCGCAGATCCCGTTGTTCTCCGACGACATTTTCCTTGCCACCCCGGCGGACTCGAAGTTTGCCCAGCGTAACGAAGTCGACCTCGCCGAGGTACGCGACGAGACCTTCATCACCCTGACCCAAGGCTTTGCCACACATCAGGACGGGATTCGGGTGTTCAAGCAGGCGGGGTTCGAGCCGAAGGTGGCGATGCAGGTCAATGACATCTTCACCCTGCTCAGCATGGTCAGCTCGGGTGTGGGTTATGCGCTGCTGCCGGGGCGGATTGCGGCGGTGTATGAGAACCGGGTGAAGCTGATTCCGTTGCAGGAGCGGTATCGGTTGCAGCAACACATTGGCGTGGTGTTTCTGAAGGCCAAGGAGCGCGATCCGAATTTGCTGGCGCTGTTGGCGGAGTGTCGGATGTATGCCAATCGCCAGGCCTGA
- the madM gene encoding malonate transporter subunit MadM, translating into MWDLFEKDLASNSLITAFAFVGVIMWVSVVLSRRLTFGRIHGSAIAIMIGLVLAWVGGTMTGGQKGLADLSLFSGIGLMGGAMLRDFAIVATAFEVQATEAKKAGLIGIVALLLGTTLPFIVGASIAWVFGYRDAVSMTTIGAGAVTYIVGPVTGAAIGASSDVMALSIATGLIKAILVMVGTPMAARWMGLDNPRSAMVFGGLAGTVSGVTAGLAATDRRLVPYGALTATFHTGLGCLLGPSLLYFIVRAIMG; encoded by the coding sequence ATGTGGGATCTCTTCGAGAAAGACCTGGCCAGTAACAGCCTGATCACGGCCTTCGCCTTTGTTGGCGTGATCATGTGGGTGTCAGTGGTGTTGTCCAGGCGCCTGACCTTCGGCCGCATTCACGGCTCGGCGATAGCGATCATGATTGGTCTGGTCCTGGCCTGGGTCGGCGGCACCATGACCGGCGGCCAAAAAGGCCTGGCGGATCTGTCGCTGTTCTCCGGCATCGGCCTGATGGGCGGCGCCATGCTGCGCGACTTTGCGATTGTGGCCACGGCGTTCGAGGTGCAGGCCACCGAGGCGAAGAAGGCGGGCTTGATTGGTATCGTCGCGTTGCTGCTGGGTACGACGCTGCCGTTCATTGTCGGCGCGAGCATTGCCTGGGTGTTCGGTTATCGCGATGCGGTGAGCATGACCACCATCGGCGCGGGCGCGGTGACGTACATCGTCGGGCCGGTGACGGGTGCAGCGATTGGCGCCAGTTCCGATGTGATGGCGTTGTCGATTGCCACCGGGTTGATCAAGGCGATTCTGGTGATGGTCGGCACACCCATGGCGGCGCGCTGGATGGGGCTGGATAACCCGCGTTCGGCGATGGTCTTCGGTGGGTTGGCCGGCACGGTCAGCGGCGTGACGGCCGGGTTGGCGGCGACGGATCGGCGGCTGGTGCCTTATGGCGCGCTGACGGCCACGTTCCACACCGGGCTTGGGTGCTTGCTGGGGCCTTCGCTGTTGTACTTCATTGTTCGCGCAATAATGGGCTAA
- the madL gene encoding malonate transporter subunit MadL — protein sequence MIIYGVALLAICTLAGVIMGDALGVLLGVKSNVGGVGIAMILLICARLWMQKRGGMTKDCEMGVGFWGAMYIPVVVAMAAQQNVVTALHGGPVAVLAAIGSVVVCGCTIALISRTHKGEPLPDEPAEVTPVGTPVGGR from the coding sequence ATGATTATTTACGGTGTGGCGCTGTTGGCGATCTGTACGCTGGCAGGCGTGATCATGGGTGATGCGCTGGGCGTTTTATTGGGCGTGAAGTCCAACGTCGGCGGGGTCGGGATCGCCATGATCCTGCTGATCTGCGCGCGGTTGTGGATGCAAAAACGTGGCGGCATGACCAAGGATTGCGAGATGGGCGTCGGTTTCTGGGGCGCGATGTACATTCCAGTGGTCGTGGCGATGGCCGCGCAGCAGAACGTCGTGACTGCCTTGCACGGCGGCCCGGTGGCGGTCCTGGCGGCGATTGGTTCGGTGGTGGTCTGCGGCTGCACCATTGCCCTGATCAGTCGCACTCACAAGGGCGAGCCATTGCCCGACGAACCGGCAGAAGTGACCCCGGTCGGCACGCCAGTAGGAGGTCGATGA
- the mdcH gene encoding malonate decarboxylase subunit epsilon — protein sequence MSSLLVFPGQGAQQPGMLHRLPRETVEEASDVLGEEALLLDSAEALQSTRAVQLCLLIAGVAASRQLSMAPDYVAGLSIGAYPAAVVAGALGFSDALHLVSLRGELMQQAYPQGYGMTAIIGLDLSTVENLLAQVHSVDTPVYLANINADNQVVIAGSDGAMNAVAKLAKGRGAGLAKRLAVSVPSHCPLLEAPANTLAEAFASIQLKTPTLGYLSGSRARPVSNTEALRDDLAFNMCRVVDWRGTVQSAYERGVRLQIELPPGAVLTGLARRVFEQGTVIAFDGARLDTLQALMREEGRRQS from the coding sequence GTGAGCAGTCTGCTGGTGTTCCCCGGCCAAGGCGCGCAACAGCCGGGCATGCTGCATCGATTGCCTCGGGAAACGGTCGAGGAGGCGAGTGACGTCCTTGGCGAAGAGGCGTTGCTGTTGGACTCTGCCGAAGCCTTGCAGTCGACACGCGCGGTTCAGCTCTGCTTGCTGATCGCCGGTGTCGCGGCTTCGCGTCAGTTATCAATGGCGCCGGATTACGTGGCGGGATTGTCCATCGGCGCGTACCCGGCAGCGGTGGTGGCCGGTGCCCTGGGCTTCAGTGACGCGCTGCATCTGGTCAGCCTGCGCGGTGAACTGATGCAGCAGGCTTATCCACAGGGTTACGGCATGACCGCGATCATCGGTCTGGATTTATCCACAGTGGAAAATTTGCTGGCGCAGGTTCACAGCGTTGATACGCCGGTGTATCTGGCCAACATCAACGCCGATAACCAGGTGGTGATTGCCGGCAGCGACGGCGCGATGAACGCGGTTGCCAAGCTGGCGAAAGGTCGCGGCGCCGGTCTGGCCAAGCGGCTGGCGGTCAGCGTGCCGTCGCATTGCCCGCTGCTGGAGGCTCCGGCCAACACCCTGGCTGAAGCCTTCGCCAGCATTCAGTTGAAAACGCCGACCTTGGGTTACCTGAGCGGCAGCCGCGCCCGGCCGGTCAGCAACACCGAAGCCCTGCGCGACGACCTGGCGTTCAACATGTGCCGCGTCGTCGATTGGCGCGGCACGGTGCAAAGCGCCTACGAGCGCGGCGTCCGTCTGCAGATCGAACTGCCGCCCGGTGCGGTGCTGACCGGGCTGGCGCGTCGGGTGTTCGAGCAGGGCACCGTGATTGCCTTCGACGGTGCGCGCCTCGACACCTTGCAAGCGCTCATGCGTGAGGAGGGACGCCGCCAATCCTAG
- a CDS encoding malonate decarboxylase holo-ACP synthase: protein MVNTLLAHDLLWGMTPQQLPADAPLWVVEVLSEGQPVVVRRALAAAGQIAVGVRGALREQRFATVMDIAAIQRRVQPQALCHAWLARDLPALRALDQLRPMLDACGWVWGVSGSAGFELASGFEALHERSDLDLILRTPQLLDRAQAQALVNVLDTAVCPVDMQLQTPSGAVALREWAGPSRRVLLKSASGACLVSDPWNPQVQAA from the coding sequence GTGGTGAACACGCTGCTGGCCCACGACCTGCTTTGGGGGATGACCCCGCAGCAGTTGCCGGCGGACGCGCCGTTGTGGGTGGTCGAGGTGTTGAGCGAAGGCCAGCCAGTGGTGGTTCGGCGTGCCTTGGCCGCAGCAGGGCAGATTGCCGTGGGTGTGCGTGGGGCTTTGCGCGAGCAACGTTTTGCGACGGTGATGGATATCGCTGCGATCCAGCGCCGGGTGCAACCGCAAGCGCTTTGTCATGCCTGGCTTGCTCGGGATCTGCCCGCCTTGCGCGCCCTCGATCAATTGCGGCCCATGCTCGATGCCTGCGGTTGGGTATGGGGTGTCAGCGGCAGCGCCGGGTTCGAGCTGGCCAGTGGTTTTGAGGCATTGCATGAACGCAGCGACCTCGACCTGATCCTGCGCACACCGCAACTGCTGGACCGCGCTCAAGCACAGGCACTGGTGAACGTTCTGGACACGGCGGTGTGTCCGGTAGACATGCAGCTGCAGACGCCTTCAGGCGCCGTCGCCCTGCGCGAGTGGGCGGGTCCTTCGCGTCGGGTCCTGTTGAAAAGTGCCAGTGGCGCCTGTCTGGTGAGCGATCCCTGGAACCCGCAGGTGCAGGCAGCGTGA
- the mdcE gene encoding biotin-independent malonate decarboxylase subunit gamma: protein MSSYSLRGLSWFNALSAGARPVEGLPASLKVADGFLADQPVRFIAVVADPDNRFARARNGEVGLLEGWGLAKAVDEVIAADIDKPHKRALIAIVDVPSQAYGRREEALGIHQALAGAADSYARARLAGHAVIGLLVGKAMSGAFLAHGYQANRLIALRDPGVMVHAMGKASAARVTLRSVEELEALAASVPPMAYDIDSYASLGLLWETLAVEQIEQPNATDLARVTECLGLAIDDVAVGGRDLSSRLGATNRAASSKVRELLRAQW from the coding sequence ATGAGCAGTTATTCGCTGAGAGGCTTGAGCTGGTTCAACGCCTTGAGTGCCGGTGCCAGGCCGGTCGAGGGTTTGCCGGCTTCGCTGAAAGTGGCCGACGGATTTTTGGCTGATCAGCCCGTGCGATTCATCGCGGTGGTGGCTGATCCTGACAACCGCTTCGCCCGCGCCCGCAACGGCGAGGTGGGTTTGCTGGAAGGCTGGGGCCTGGCCAAAGCGGTGGATGAAGTCATCGCAGCGGACATCGACAAGCCGCACAAACGCGCCTTGATCGCCATCGTCGACGTGCCGAGCCAGGCCTACGGTCGGCGCGAAGAAGCCCTCGGCATTCATCAGGCGCTGGCCGGTGCGGCGGACAGCTATGCTCGCGCTCGACTGGCCGGCCACGCGGTGATCGGTCTGTTGGTCGGCAAGGCAATGTCCGGGGCATTCCTGGCGCATGGGTATCAGGCCAATCGACTGATCGCGCTGCGTGATCCCGGCGTGATGGTGCACGCCATGGGCAAGGCATCGGCGGCGCGCGTGACGTTGCGCAGCGTCGAGGAGCTCGAAGCCCTGGCCGCCAGCGTGCCGCCGATGGCGTATGACATCGACAGCTATGCCAGCCTCGGGTTGCTCTGGGAAACCCTGGCGGTGGAACAGATCGAGCAACCGAACGCGACCGATCTGGCGCGGGTGACCGAATGCCTGGGCCTGGCGATTGACGATGTAGCCGTCGGTGGTCGCGACCTGAGCAGCCGCTTGGGCGCGACCAACCGTGCCGCATCGAGCAAGGTCCGCGAACTGCTGAGAGCGCAGTGGTGA
- a CDS encoding biotin-independent malonate decarboxylase subunit beta, with protein sequence MTDSAALLNKHSFVELGARQRAKALLDSGSFRELLDPFQRIMSPWLSRQGVVPQADDGVVIAKGRIGGLPVVIAAIEGAFQGGSLGEVGGAKIAGALELAAEDNRNGIATRAVLLLETGGVRLQEANLGLAAIADIHAAIVDLRQYQPVVGVVAGSVGCFGGMSIAAGLCSYLLVTQEARLGLNGPQVIEQEAGLEEYDSRDRPFIWSLTGGEQRFASGLADRYVADDVAQIQQQVSELLQQGLPAHPRSQQAELFMQRLARLDAEPQIEPATVRDLYQGERA encoded by the coding sequence ATGACTGACAGCGCGGCATTGTTGAACAAGCACAGCTTCGTCGAACTGGGTGCCCGGCAACGTGCCAAGGCCCTGCTCGACAGCGGTTCTTTCCGTGAATTGCTCGATCCGTTCCAGCGCATCATGTCGCCCTGGCTGTCGCGCCAGGGCGTGGTGCCGCAAGCCGATGACGGTGTGGTGATCGCCAAGGGCCGCATCGGCGGTTTGCCGGTGGTGATCGCCGCCATCGAGGGCGCGTTCCAGGGTGGCAGCCTCGGTGAAGTCGGCGGCGCGAAGATTGCGGGCGCGCTGGAACTGGCCGCCGAAGACAACCGCAACGGCATCGCGACCCGCGCCGTGTTGTTGCTGGAAACCGGCGGCGTGCGCTTGCAGGAAGCCAATCTCGGATTGGCGGCGATTGCCGACATTCACGCCGCGATTGTCGATCTGCGCCAATACCAGCCAGTGGTTGGCGTGGTGGCGGGCAGCGTCGGCTGCTTTGGCGGGATGTCGATTGCCGCCGGGTTGTGCAGCTATCTGTTGGTCACCCAGGAAGCACGGCTCGGCCTCAATGGTCCGCAGGTGATCGAGCAGGAAGCCGGGCTTGAGGAATATGACTCCCGGGACCGGCCTTTCATCTGGAGCCTGACCGGGGGCGAGCAACGGTTTGCCAGTGGTTTGGCGGACCGTTATGTCGCTGACGATGTGGCGCAGATTCAGCAGCAGGTCAGCGAGTTGCTTCAGCAAGGCTTGCCGGCGCACCCACGCAGCCAGCAGGCGGAGCTGTTTATGCAACGCCTGGCGCGTCTGGACGCCGAGCCGCAAATCGAGCCGGCGACGGTTCGCGATCTGTATCAAGGAGAGCGCGCATGA
- a CDS encoding malonate decarboxylase subunit delta, with protein sequence METLSFEFPAGQPPRGRTLVGCVGSGDLEVLIEPGQAGKLTIQVQTSVNGAEQRWQHLFARMFDGQTPPAMAIDIHDFGATPGVVRLRLEQGFEEIGHD encoded by the coding sequence ATGGAAACCTTGTCCTTTGAATTCCCCGCCGGGCAGCCGCCACGGGGCCGTACGTTGGTGGGTTGTGTTGGCTCGGGCGATCTGGAAGTGCTGATCGAACCCGGTCAGGCCGGCAAGCTGACGATCCAGGTGCAGACCTCGGTCAATGGCGCCGAACAACGCTGGCAGCATCTGTTTGCGCGGATGTTCGACGGCCAGACGCCACCGGCGATGGCGATTGATATCCACGATTTCGGTGCGACCCCCGGCGTGGTGCGTTTGCGTCTGGAACAAGGCTTCGAGGAGATCGGCCATGACTGA
- a CDS encoding triphosphoribosyl-dephospho-CoA synthase, whose translation MHAFNLQPKTISLAERLADLAVDALIDEADLSPKPALVDRRGNGAHTDLHLGLMHASALSLWPAFKEMAETAIECGEVGLPLREALGRIGREGEQAMLATTHGVNTHRGAIWALGLLVAAAALEPESSGASAVTLRAARLALLDDRYAPRPLSHGAQVAQRYGARGAREEAQLGFPAVLQRALPQLKRSRSLGHGEQNARLDALLAIMTRLADTCVLYRAGEQGLHTMQSGAQAVLDAGGSASLAGRRRLHELDQQLIALNASPGGAADLLAACLFIDRIESGAGVTQGVC comes from the coding sequence ATGCACGCCTTCAACCTGCAACCGAAAACCATAAGCCTGGCCGAACGGCTGGCGGACCTGGCGGTGGATGCGCTGATCGACGAAGCGGATTTGTCGCCAAAACCTGCATTGGTCGATCGTCGTGGCAACGGCGCACACACCGATTTGCACCTTGGACTGATGCACGCCTCGGCGCTGTCGCTGTGGCCGGCGTTCAAGGAAATGGCCGAAACGGCCATCGAGTGTGGCGAGGTCGGCTTGCCGCTGCGCGAAGCCCTTGGGCGCATTGGTCGCGAAGGTGAGCAAGCGATGCTCGCAACCACCCACGGAGTGAACACTCACCGTGGGGCGATCTGGGCGCTGGGGCTGTTGGTTGCGGCGGCGGCGCTGGAACCTGAATCCAGTGGCGCAAGCGCCGTCACCTTGCGCGCGGCACGGCTGGCGCTACTCGATGATCGATACGCACCGCGTCCCTTGAGCCACGGCGCCCAAGTCGCCCAGCGTTATGGCGCTCGCGGTGCCCGTGAAGAAGCGCAGCTTGGTTTCCCGGCAGTGCTTCAACGCGCGCTGCCACAACTCAAACGTAGCCGCAGCTTGGGCCATGGCGAACAGAACGCCCGCCTCGACGCGTTGCTGGCGATCATGACCCGACTGGCCGACACCTGCGTGCTCTACCGCGCCGGCGAACAAGGCCTGCACACCATGCAGTCCGGCGCCCAGGCGGTACTGGACGCGGGCGGCAGCGCCAGCCTGGCCGGTCGCCGTCGTCTGCATGAGCTGGACCAACAATTAATCGCGTTGAACGCCTCGCCCGGCGGCGCCGCCGACTTGCTCGCCGCCTGCCTGTTTATCGACCGTATCGAGTCTGGCGCCGGCGTCACCCAGGGAGTTTGCTGA